The proteins below are encoded in one region of Pseudomonas sp. SCB32:
- a CDS encoding chromosome partitioning protein ParA, whose protein sequence is MSMQKKPQMVEAVVFFNDRGVCKEMLYPEFEALLDNVVQMPDLAEQQVRLAYVLINPRLMIKAAVFFYLDFDEKGEADRGWNLPLRNLSERAGRGPDLGAGPIRLASRSQCPVSWHQMHLWDPDLEGDNTPLTQLRAAAKRNNLGLLVEEEPVAVEPERLQMAAEHQWYAPSEEESRETAEKLAREMLQEHQQKTAELLDQHETRLSQISLRHEQELSRLKLDAQEQVKVLQAEATALRDGLKREEEINAGLRQELDGQVSGFQRGREELTAQLRQIEASGRDELEQLRQQIEDEAKGRIVALEAQYREQVSIRDAELGYRNELDQQLLYENQQLQQEILTLRQETEGQRQELEQLRRDIEQVRQESTQLRQESAQLHQESAQLRQEGTQLRAQAGQAEQLQQSVESLRQELAAQSAQAADSSMLERLSEQGVIFVVYHPGAGHLTLSLSDVTRYQENPMAFAAAKCFVSEDQYRQWLAHYQQPTCEGRLSNGDRCALPIDRVETPGRFVEGDSNCCARHKTAGRLRSVTTA, encoded by the coding sequence ATGAGCATGCAGAAGAAGCCTCAGATGGTGGAAGCCGTGGTCTTCTTCAATGACCGTGGCGTTTGCAAGGAAATGCTCTACCCCGAATTCGAGGCGCTGCTCGACAACGTCGTGCAGATGCCGGATCTCGCCGAGCAGCAGGTGCGGCTGGCCTATGTGCTGATCAATCCGCGCCTGATGATCAAGGCGGCGGTGTTCTTCTACCTGGACTTCGACGAGAAGGGCGAGGCCGATCGCGGCTGGAACCTGCCCCTGCGCAACCTGTCCGAGCGCGCCGGCCGTGGTCCGGACCTGGGCGCCGGGCCGATCCGCCTGGCCTCTCGCAGCCAGTGCCCGGTGTCCTGGCACCAGATGCACCTTTGGGACCCGGATCTTGAAGGCGACAACACCCCTCTGACTCAGCTGCGCGCCGCGGCCAAGCGCAACAACCTCGGCCTGCTGGTGGAAGAGGAACCGGTGGCCGTCGAGCCCGAGCGCCTGCAGATGGCGGCCGAGCACCAATGGTATGCACCCTCCGAGGAAGAGTCCCGCGAAACGGCCGAGAAGCTGGCGCGGGAGATGCTCCAGGAGCACCAGCAGAAGACCGCCGAGCTGCTCGACCAGCACGAAACCCGCCTGTCGCAGATTAGCCTGCGGCACGAACAGGAACTCAGTCGCCTGAAGCTCGATGCGCAGGAGCAGGTCAAGGTGTTGCAGGCCGAAGCCACGGCGCTGCGCGACGGGCTCAAGCGCGAGGAAGAGATCAATGCCGGCCTGCGCCAGGAACTGGACGGGCAGGTCAGTGGATTCCAGCGTGGCCGTGAGGAGCTGACCGCACAGTTGCGGCAGATCGAGGCGAGTGGCCGCGACGAACTGGAGCAGCTGCGCCAACAGATCGAAGACGAGGCCAAGGGCCGTATCGTCGCGCTGGAGGCCCAGTATCGGGAGCAGGTTTCCATCCGCGATGCGGAACTGGGCTACCGCAATGAGCTGGACCAGCAGCTGCTGTATGAGAATCAGCAGCTTCAGCAGGAAATACTGACGTTGCGCCAGGAGACTGAAGGGCAGCGTCAGGAGCTCGAACAGTTGCGGCGCGACATCGAGCAGGTTCGTCAGGAAAGCACCCAGCTGCGCCAGGAAAGCGCCCAGCTACACCAGGAAAGTGCCCAGCTTCGCCAGGAGGGCACGCAGCTGCGCGCGCAGGCCGGGCAGGCGGAGCAGCTGCAGCAGAGTGTCGAGAGCCTGCGCCAGGAGTTGGCCGCGCAGTCGGCCCAGGCGGCGGACAGTTCGATGCTGGAGCGTCTGTCGGAGCAGGGGGTTATCTTCGTGGTCTATCACCCGGGGGCCGGCCACCTGACCCTGTCGCTTTCGGATGTCACTCGTTATCAGGAAAACCCGATGGCCTTCGCCGCCGCCAAGTGCTTCGTCTCGGAGGACCAGTACCGCCAATGGCTGGCGCACTACCAGCAGCCGACCTGCGAGGGGCGGCTGTCCAATGGCGACCGTTGCGCCCTGCCGATCGACCGTGTGGAGACGCCCGGACGATTCGTCGAAGGTGACAGCAACTGCTGCGCCCGCCACAAGACGGCCGGCCGCCTGCGCAGCGTGACCACGGCTTGA
- a CDS encoding NADPH-dependent 2,4-dienoyl-CoA reductase — MTAPYPHLLAPLDLGFTTLRNRTLMGSMHTGLEEKPQGFERMAAYFAERARGGVGLMVTGGIGPNEEGGVYSGAAKLSTPEEAEKHKVVTQAVHEAGGKICMQILHAGRYAYSPKSVAPSAIQAPINPFKPRELDEEGIEKQIADFVNCSSLAQVAGYDGVEIMGSEGYFINQFLAAHTNHRTDRWGGSYENRMRLPVEIVRRVREAVGPNFIIIYRLSMLDLVEGGSTWDEIVLLAKAIEKAGATIINTGIGWHEARIPTIATKVPRAAFTKVTAKLRGEIGIPLVTTNRINTPEVAEQVLAEGDADMVSMARPFLADPDFVNKAAEGRADEINTCIGCNQACLDHTFGGKLTSCLVNPRACHETELNYIPTTHVKKIAVVGAGPAGLSAATVAAERGHEVTLFDAAGEIGGQFNVAKRVPGKEEFYETLRYFKRKVETTGVNLRLNTRVSVDDLAKGGFDEIILATGIVPRTPAIPGIDNAKVISYLDAILERKPVGSRVAVIGAGGIGFDVSEYITHDGESTSLDRHAFWKEWGIDENLEARGGVAGIKPHPHASARQVFLLQRKKSKVGDGLGKTTGWIHRTGLKNKQVQMLNSVEYLKVDGDGLHISVAGGEPQLLPVDTVVVCAGQEPLRELHDGLVAAGQSVHLIGGADVAAELDAKRAINQGSRLAAEL, encoded by the coding sequence ATGACCGCCCCTTATCCGCACCTGCTCGCCCCGCTGGACCTGGGCTTCACCACCCTGCGCAACCGAACCCTGATGGGCTCCATGCACACCGGCCTGGAGGAGAAGCCGCAAGGCTTCGAGCGTATGGCTGCCTACTTTGCCGAGCGCGCCCGCGGCGGTGTCGGCCTGATGGTCACCGGGGGCATCGGTCCGAACGAAGAGGGTGGTGTGTACTCCGGCGCAGCCAAGCTGAGTACCCCGGAAGAGGCCGAGAAGCACAAGGTCGTCACCCAGGCGGTGCACGAGGCGGGCGGCAAGATCTGCATGCAGATCCTCCACGCCGGCCGTTATGCCTACAGCCCCAAGTCCGTCGCGCCCAGCGCCATTCAGGCGCCGATCAACCCGTTCAAGCCGCGCGAGCTGGATGAAGAGGGCATCGAGAAGCAGATCGCCGACTTCGTCAATTGCTCGAGCCTGGCCCAGGTGGCCGGCTACGACGGCGTCGAGATCATGGGTTCGGAAGGCTACTTCATCAACCAGTTCCTCGCCGCCCACACCAACCACCGCACCGACCGTTGGGGTGGAAGCTACGAAAACCGCATGCGCCTGCCGGTGGAAATTGTCCGCCGCGTGCGCGAGGCCGTCGGCCCGAACTTCATCATCATCTATCGCCTGTCGATGCTCGACCTGGTGGAGGGTGGCAGCACCTGGGACGAGATCGTCCTGCTGGCCAAGGCCATCGAGAAGGCCGGCGCGACCATCATCAACACCGGCATCGGCTGGCACGAAGCGCGTATCCCGACCATCGCCACCAAGGTGCCGCGCGCGGCCTTCACCAAGGTCACCGCCAAGCTGCGCGGCGAGATCGGCATCCCGCTGGTCACCACCAACCGCATCAACACCCCGGAAGTGGCTGAACAGGTGCTGGCCGAAGGCGATGCCGACATGGTCTCCATGGCTCGTCCGTTCCTCGCCGACCCGGACTTCGTCAACAAGGCCGCCGAAGGTCGCGCTGACGAGATCAACACCTGCATCGGTTGCAACCAGGCGTGCCTGGACCACACCTTCGGCGGCAAGCTGACCAGCTGCCTGGTCAACCCGCGCGCCTGCCACGAGACCGAGCTGAACTACATCCCGACCACCCACGTGAAGAAGATCGCCGTGGTTGGTGCCGGCCCTGCCGGTCTGTCCGCGGCCACCGTGGCCGCCGAGCGTGGTCATGAGGTGACCCTGTTCGACGCCGCCGGCGAGATCGGCGGTCAGTTCAACGTGGCCAAGCGCGTGCCGGGCAAGGAAGAGTTCTACGAGACCCTGCGCTACTTCAAGCGCAAGGTGGAAACCACCGGCGTCAACCTGCGCCTGAACACCCGCGTCAGTGTCGACGACCTGGCCAAGGGTGGCTTCGACGAGATCATCCTGGCCACCGGCATCGTGCCGCGCACCCCAGCCATCCCGGGCATCGACAACGCCAAGGTGATCAGCTATCTGGACGCCATCCTCGAGCGCAAGCCGGTGGGCAGCCGTGTGGCGGTGATCGGCGCCGGCGGCATCGGCTTCGATGTCTCCGAATACATCACCCACGACGGTGAATCCACCAGCCTCGATCGTCATGCCTTCTGGAAGGAGTGGGGCATCGACGAGAATCTGGAGGCCCGTGGCGGCGTTGCCGGCATCAAGCCGCACCCGCACGCGTCGGCGCGCCAGGTGTTCCTGCTGCAGCGCAAGAAGTCCAAGGTCGGCGACGGCCTGGGCAAGACCACCGGCTGGATCCACCGCACGGGCCTGAAGAACAAGCAGGTGCAGATGCTCAACAGCGTCGAATACCTGAAGGTCGATGGCGATGGCCTGCATATCAGCGTTGCCGGTGGTGAGCCGCAGCTGCTGCCGGTGGACACCGTGGTCGTCTGCGCCGGCCAGGAGCCGCTGCGCGAGCTGCACGACGGCCTGGTCGCCGCCGGCCAGAGCGTTCACCTGATCGGGGGGGCCGACGTGGCCGCCGAGCTGGACGCCAAGCGTGCCATCAATCAGGGATCGCGCCTCGCCGCCGAGCTCTGA
- a CDS encoding carbon-nitrogen hydrolase family protein, whose translation MRKLIFLILVILFAGYAGWAERRPVGHYLSDLRSQVALNQGEPSERGNLLGVQPELFTQDYQSVERLRLKFHAYLAKARDEGLINARTVVVFPEHIGTWLVAAGEKPEVYQTEHLAEAMEWMVASNPLKVARGWLGAKSEDRMADALFRMKAVDMAHDYQMLFGGLAREFGVTIVAGSIVLPNPQIVEGQIRTGNGRLYNVSQVFGSNGLPLGEPQRKLFPIDEEKGFTRGSDANDLQVLQTPAGRLGVLICADSWYPAGYTALAANKPDFIAVPAFLTGNGNWSKPWKGYNGAPTPTDVTLKPGQLTEGEAWERLALAGRISESGAHAGITVFLRGHLWDLGSDGRSLVVSGDSHTLAPEGPGARLINLWL comes from the coding sequence ATGCGCAAGCTGATCTTCCTCATCCTGGTTATCCTGTTTGCCGGCTATGCCGGCTGGGCGGAGCGTCGCCCGGTGGGCCACTACCTCTCCGACCTGCGCAGCCAGGTCGCGCTCAACCAGGGCGAACCCTCCGAGCGCGGCAACCTGCTGGGTGTACAACCGGAGCTCTTCACCCAGGACTACCAGAGCGTCGAGCGACTACGCCTGAAATTCCACGCCTACCTGGCCAAGGCCCGCGACGAAGGGCTGATCAATGCCCGCACCGTGGTGGTCTTCCCCGAACACATCGGCACCTGGCTGGTAGCCGCTGGCGAGAAGCCCGAGGTCTACCAGACCGAACACCTGGCCGAAGCCATGGAGTGGATGGTCGCCAGCAACCCGCTGAAAGTGGCACGCGGCTGGCTCGGCGCCAAGAGTGAGGACCGCATGGCCGACGCCCTGTTCCGCATGAAGGCGGTGGACATGGCCCACGACTATCAAATGCTCTTCGGCGGTCTGGCCAGGGAGTTCGGCGTGACCATAGTCGCCGGCTCCATCGTGCTGCCCAATCCGCAGATCGTCGAGGGCCAGATCCGCACCGGCAATGGCCGCCTCTACAACGTCAGCCAGGTCTTTGGCAGCAACGGCCTGCCGCTGGGCGAGCCGCAGCGCAAGCTGTTCCCCATCGACGAGGAGAAAGGCTTCACCCGCGGCAGCGATGCCAACGATCTTCAGGTCCTGCAGACCCCGGCTGGACGTCTGGGCGTACTGATCTGCGCCGACAGCTGGTATCCCGCCGGCTACACCGCGCTGGCGGCGAACAAGCCTGACTTCATCGCGGTGCCGGCGTTCCTCACGGGCAATGGCAACTGGAGCAAGCCGTGGAAGGGCTACAACGGCGCCCCCACACCCACCGATGTCACCCTCAAGCCCGGCCAACTGACCGAGGGCGAAGCCTGGGAGCGCCTGGCGCTGGCCGGACGCATTAGCGAAAGCGGCGCCCATGCCGGCATCACCGTGTTCCTCCGCGGCCACCTCTGGGACCTGGGCAGCGACGGCCGCAGCCTGGTGGTCAGCGGCGACAGCCATACCCTGGCGCCCGAAGGCCCCGGCGCGCGCCTGATCAATCTCTGGCTATGA
- a CDS encoding AraC family transcriptional regulator encodes MTRPTMRLGDLSVGFVHSLADALAESGVAPQPLLEQYGLDNARLGEPGARLSIPRYMRLGHAAIQQSGDPALGLRMGQLSRPGQSGLAGVTAAQAPNLRAAARALIRFEPLYAQNYRGQSSFIEDASGAWLRFYSISPYNAYNRFVVDSVLAGWVSMLGSIGAQPLRPEKIEIEYPAPTWASRFEEMLGCPVEFGAEHNQLRLDQAALARSNPDHCPSTWRQLLEICEKELEQLTRTRSLRERVAQLLGPMLNGREPDLEEVAARLKLPTWTLRRKLAEEGTQFRSILNDTRRDLAMIYIRDTDLAFGEIAYLLGFASAEAFQRAFKRWSGQTPGEFRRAQRHSA; translated from the coding sequence ATGACCCGCCCAACCATGCGTCTGGGCGACCTGTCGGTGGGCTTCGTACACAGCCTCGCCGACGCCCTGGCGGAAAGCGGCGTCGCCCCGCAGCCGCTGCTGGAGCAATACGGCCTGGATAACGCGCGCCTCGGTGAACCCGGCGCACGCCTGTCGATCCCCCGCTACATGCGCCTGGGCCACGCCGCCATCCAGCAGAGCGGCGACCCCGCCCTGGGCCTGCGCATGGGCCAGTTGAGCCGACCGGGCCAGAGCGGCCTTGCCGGTGTCACCGCCGCGCAGGCACCCAACCTGCGCGCCGCAGCCCGCGCGCTGATCCGCTTCGAGCCGCTCTACGCGCAGAACTATCGAGGCCAGAGCAGCTTCATCGAGGACGCCAGCGGTGCCTGGCTGCGCTTTTACTCCATCAGCCCGTACAACGCCTACAACCGCTTCGTGGTGGACTCGGTGCTGGCTGGCTGGGTGAGCATGCTCGGCAGCATCGGCGCGCAACCGTTGCGACCGGAGAAGATCGAGATCGAGTATCCGGCGCCCACCTGGGCGTCGCGCTTCGAGGAAATGCTGGGCTGCCCGGTGGAGTTCGGCGCGGAGCACAACCAATTGCGCCTGGATCAGGCAGCGCTTGCGCGCAGCAACCCGGACCACTGTCCGAGCACCTGGCGGCAATTGCTGGAAATCTGCGAGAAGGAACTTGAGCAGTTGACCCGCACCCGCAGCCTGCGCGAACGCGTCGCCCAGCTGCTGGGCCCGATGCTCAACGGTCGCGAACCGGACCTGGAGGAAGTCGCCGCACGCCTGAAACTGCCGACCTGGACATTGCGCCGCAAACTGGCCGAAGAAGGCACGCAGTTCCGCAGCATCCTCAACGACACCCGCCGCGACCTGGCGATGATCTACATCCGCGACACGGACCTCGCCTTCGGCGAAATCGCTTACCTGCTCGGCTTCGCCTCGGCCGAGGCATTCCAGCGCGCTTTCAAGCGCTGGAGCGGGCAGACCCCGGGCGAATTCCGCCGCGCCCAGCGCCACAGCGCCTGA
- a CDS encoding SDR family oxidoreductase: MSATDIFGNGRVALVTGAARGIGLGVSAWLIAEGWQVVLADIDRERGPKVAQALGERAGFVALDVANEAQVAAAVAEVIGQYGRLDAVVSNAAISRPHNTPLEGLGLNEWNRSLAVNLTGPMLLAKHSAPYLRAHNGCIVNIASTRAHQSEPNSEAYAASKGGLLSLTHALASSLGPDIRVNAISPGWIDARDLRAREAEPLTELDHDQHLVGRVGTVEDVAAAVSWLIGESAGFVTGQELVIDGGMACKMIYLD; the protein is encoded by the coding sequence GTGAGCGCGACTGATATCTTCGGTAACGGCCGCGTCGCCCTGGTGACGGGTGCGGCGCGCGGCATCGGCCTGGGCGTCAGCGCCTGGCTGATCGCCGAGGGCTGGCAGGTGGTGCTGGCGGACATCGATCGCGAGCGCGGGCCGAAAGTGGCCCAGGCGTTGGGCGAGCGAGCCGGCTTCGTGGCGCTGGACGTGGCCAACGAGGCGCAGGTGGCAGCGGCGGTCGCCGAGGTGATCGGCCAGTACGGTCGCCTCGATGCGGTGGTGAGCAACGCTGCCATCTCCCGTCCGCACAATACGCCACTGGAAGGCCTGGGCCTGAACGAGTGGAACCGCTCCCTGGCAGTGAACCTCACCGGCCCGATGCTGCTGGCCAAGCACTCGGCTCCGTACCTGCGTGCGCACAACGGCTGCATCGTCAACATCGCGTCGACCCGGGCCCACCAGTCCGAGCCGAACTCCGAAGCCTACGCCGCGAGCAAGGGTGGGCTGTTGTCGCTGACCCATGCCCTGGCCAGCAGCCTGGGGCCGGACATTCGCGTCAACGCCATTTCCCCCGGCTGGATCGATGCCCGCGACCTGCGTGCCCGCGAAGCCGAGCCGCTCACTGAACTGGACCATGACCAGCACCTGGTCGGCCGGGTCGGGACGGTGGAGGATGTCGCAGCGGCGGTCTCCTGGCTGATCGGCGAAAGCGCCGGCTTCGTCACTGGCCAAGAGCTGGTGATCGACGGTGGCATGGCGTGCAAGATGATCTACCTCGACTGA
- a CDS encoding O-succinylhomoserine sulfhydrylase encodes MAQDWEAGRLDSDLEGVGFDTLAVRAGQRRTPEAEHGEGLFTTSSYVFRSAADAAARFAGEVPGNVYSRYTNPTVRTFEERIAALEGAEQAVATSTGMSAILSLVMSLCSAGDHVLVSRSVFGSTISLFEKYFKRFGIQVDYPPLSDLKAWEAACKPNTKLFFVESPSNPLAELVDIAALADIAHAKGALLAVDNCFCTPALQQPLKLGADVVIHSATKYIDGQGRTMGGVVAGRRAQMEPVVGFLRTAGPTLSPFNAWIFIKGLETLRVRMQAHSASAQQVAEWLEQQPGVERVYYAGLPSHPQHELAKRQQKGFGAVVSFEVKGDKAAAWRCIDATRMISITTNLGDTKTTIAHPATTSHGRLSPQERENAGIRDNLIRVAVGLEDVADITADLARGLAAL; translated from the coding sequence ATGGCTCAGGATTGGGAAGCCGGTCGGCTGGACAGCGATCTGGAGGGCGTCGGTTTCGATACCCTCGCGGTGCGCGCCGGCCAGCGTCGCACCCCGGAGGCTGAACACGGCGAAGGCCTGTTCACCACCTCCAGCTACGTGTTCCGTAGCGCCGCCGATGCGGCCGCGCGTTTCGCCGGTGAAGTGCCGGGCAACGTCTACTCGCGCTACACCAACCCCACGGTGCGTACCTTCGAGGAGCGCATCGCCGCGCTGGAAGGCGCCGAGCAGGCGGTGGCCACCTCCACCGGCATGTCGGCGATCCTTTCCCTGGTGATGAGCCTGTGCAGTGCCGGCGACCACGTGCTGGTCTCCCGCAGCGTGTTCGGCTCGACCATCAGCCTGTTCGAGAAGTACTTCAAGCGCTTCGGCATCCAGGTGGACTACCCGCCGCTGAGTGACCTGAAGGCCTGGGAAGCGGCCTGCAAGCCGAACACCAAGCTGTTCTTCGTCGAGTCGCCGTCCAACCCGCTGGCCGAGTTGGTGGATATCGCTGCGCTGGCCGATATCGCCCACGCCAAGGGCGCGCTGCTGGCGGTGGACAACTGCTTCTGCACCCCGGCGCTGCAGCAGCCGCTGAAGCTGGGCGCGGATGTGGTGATCCACTCGGCGACCAAGTACATCGACGGCCAGGGTCGTACCATGGGCGGCGTTGTCGCCGGTCGCCGCGCGCAGATGGAGCCCGTTGTCGGCTTCCTGCGTACCGCCGGCCCGACCCTGAGCCCGTTCAACGCCTGGATCTTCATCAAGGGTCTGGAAACTCTGCGCGTGCGCATGCAGGCCCACAGTGCCTCGGCCCAGCAGGTCGCCGAGTGGCTGGAGCAGCAGCCGGGCGTGGAGCGCGTGTACTACGCGGGCCTGCCGAGCCATCCGCAGCACGAGCTGGCCAAGCGTCAGCAGAAGGGCTTCGGCGCGGTGGTGAGCTTCGAGGTGAAGGGCGACAAGGCAGCAGCCTGGCGCTGCATCGATGCCACCCGGATGATCTCCATCACCACCAACCTGGGTGACACCAAGACCACCATCGCGCACCCGGCGACCACCTCCCACGGGCGCCTGTCGCCGCAGGAGCGCGAGAACGCCGGTATCCGTGACAACCTGATCCGCGTTGCCGTGGGCCTGGAGGATGTCGCCGACATCACGGCCGACCTGGCGCGGGGTCTGGCTGCCCTGTGA
- the purF gene encoding amidophosphoribosyltransferase — MCGIVGIVGKSNVNQALYDALTVLQHRGQDAAGIVTCQDDRLYLRKDNGLVRDVFQQRHMQRLVGKIGIGHVRYPTAGSSSSAEAQPFYVNSPYGITLAHNGNLTNVEQLAKEIYESDLRHVNTNSDSEVLLNVFAHELAVRNKLQPTEEDVFAAVAGVHARCVGGYAVVAMITGYGIVGFRDPHAIRPIVFGQRHTENGVEYMIASESVALDVLGFTLIRDLAPGEAVYITEDGKLFTRQCAANPQYAPCIFEHVYLARPDSIMDGISVYKARLRMGEKLADKIMRERPDHDIDVVIPIPDTSRTAALELANRLGVKFREGFVKNRYIGRTFIMPGQAARKKSVRQKLNAIELEFRGKNVMLVDDSIVRGTTCKQIIQMAREAGAKNVYFCSAAPAVRYPNVYGIDMPSAHELIAHNRSTEEVCELIGADWLVYQDLQDLIESTEGGKIKIEHFDCAVFNGEYVTGDVDEAYLNKIEQARNDATKTKGAAVSAIIDLYND, encoded by the coding sequence ATGTGTGGCATCGTCGGTATCGTGGGCAAGTCGAACGTCAATCAGGCGCTCTATGACGCGCTCACCGTTCTCCAGCATCGTGGCCAGGACGCTGCGGGGATCGTCACCTGTCAGGATGACCGCCTGTACCTGCGCAAGGACAACGGCCTGGTCCGTGACGTCTTCCAGCAGCGTCACATGCAGCGCCTGGTCGGCAAGATCGGTATTGGCCACGTGCGCTACCCGACCGCGGGCAGCTCCAGCTCTGCCGAGGCGCAGCCGTTCTACGTGAACTCGCCTTACGGCATCACCCTGGCGCACAACGGCAACCTGACCAACGTCGAGCAGCTGGCCAAGGAAATCTACGAATCCGACCTGCGCCACGTGAACACCAACTCCGACTCGGAAGTGTTGCTCAACGTGTTCGCCCATGAGCTGGCGGTGCGCAACAAGCTGCAGCCCACCGAGGAAGACGTCTTCGCCGCTGTGGCTGGCGTGCATGCCCGCTGCGTCGGTGGCTACGCCGTGGTGGCGATGATCACCGGCTACGGCATCGTCGGCTTCCGCGACCCCCATGCGATCCGCCCGATCGTCTTCGGCCAGCGCCACACCGAGAACGGCGTGGAATACATGATCGCCTCGGAAAGCGTGGCCCTGGACGTTCTCGGCTTCACCCTGATCCGCGACCTGGCGCCGGGCGAAGCGGTGTACATCACCGAAGACGGCAAGCTGTTCACCCGCCAGTGCGCGGCCAACCCGCAGTACGCCCCGTGCATCTTCGAGCACGTCTACCTGGCGCGTCCGGACTCGATCATGGACGGCATCTCGGTCTACAAGGCGCGCCTGCGCATGGGCGAGAAGCTGGCCGACAAGATCATGCGCGAGCGTCCGGATCACGACATCGACGTGGTCATCCCGATCCCGGACACCAGCCGTACCGCCGCGCTGGAGCTGGCCAACCGCCTGGGCGTGAAGTTCCGCGAAGGCTTCGTGAAGAACCGCTACATCGGCCGTACCTTCATCATGCCCGGCCAGGCCGCGCGCAAGAAGTCGGTTCGCCAGAAGCTCAATGCCATCGAGCTGGAATTCCGCGGCAAGAACGTGATGCTGGTGGACGACTCCATCGTCCGTGGCACCACCTGCAAGCAGATCATCCAGATGGCCCGTGAGGCCGGCGCGAAGAACGTCTACTTCTGCTCCGCCGCCCCAGCCGTGCGTTACCCCAACGTCTATGGCATCGACATGCCGAGCGCCCACGAGCTGATCGCCCACAACCGCAGCACCGAAGAGGTCTGCGAGCTGATCGGCGCCGACTGGCTGGTGTATCAGGACCTGCAGGACCTGATCGAATCCACCGAGGGCGGCAAGATCAAGATCGAGCACTTCGACTGCGCCGTGTTCAACGGTGAATACGTCACCGGTGACGTCGACGAAGCCTATCTGAACAAGATCGAGCAGGCGCGCAACGACGCGACCAAGACCAAGGGTGCCGCGGTAAGCGCCATCATCGATCTGTACAACGACTGA
- a CDS encoding CvpA family protein, with amino-acid sequence MAFTWVDWTMIGIIVISSLISLSRGFVKEALSLVTWIVAGAVAWMFGGALAEHLAPYIQLPSGRVIAACAILFVITLLLGALVNFLISELVRVTGMSGTDRVLGMVFGGARGVLLVVLLVGLLSLAPVQQDPWWQQSVLLPHFLIVADWSKNTILTFAGHWMSGVTIAPPSGVGTLLPAQ; translated from the coding sequence GTGGCATTTACCTGGGTCGATTGGACGATGATCGGCATCATCGTCATTTCCAGCCTGATCAGCTTGAGTCGTGGCTTCGTCAAGGAAGCCCTGTCGCTGGTCACCTGGATCGTAGCCGGTGCGGTCGCCTGGATGTTCGGCGGCGCGCTGGCCGAGCATCTCGCACCCTACATTCAGCTGCCCTCGGGGCGCGTCATCGCCGCTTGCGCCATTCTTTTCGTCATCACGCTGCTGCTGGGCGCACTCGTCAATTTCCTCATCAGCGAGCTGGTGCGGGTGACCGGCATGTCCGGCACCGACCGCGTGCTCGGCATGGTTTTCGGTGGCGCTCGTGGCGTGCTGCTGGTGGTGCTGCTGGTCGGCCTGCTGAGCCTTGCTCCGGTGCAACAGGACCCGTGGTGGCAGCAATCGGTGCTGCTGCCACACTTCCTGATCGTCGCCGACTGGTCGAAGAACACCATTCTGACTTTTGCCGGGCACTGGATGTCCGGCGTTACCATTGCTCCGCCGTCCGGAGTGGGTACTTTGCTGCCGGCCCAGTGA
- a CDS encoding SPOR domain-containing protein: MALLDKGLKQRVVGALVLLALAIIFLPMLFTREDEMRQVVVEAPVMPKPPAMPSVEVQPTEVPEPQAEDAEAAEQPAVTAAPSTPAPSIPVPTAPAQSAAPAPKPAAPAPQPVQTQASTAPKAPASAPVPAPAQRLDASNLPVSWSVQLASLSNRARADELQKQLRSQGYNAYVRSFDGMNRVFVGPVVERAEADRLRDQLGKQQKLNGFVVRFQPERG; encoded by the coding sequence ATGGCCTTGCTCGATAAGGGGCTCAAGCAGCGGGTTGTCGGTGCGCTGGTATTGCTGGCGCTGGCCATCATCTTCCTGCCGATGCTGTTTACCCGCGAGGACGAGATGCGTCAGGTCGTGGTCGAGGCGCCGGTAATGCCCAAGCCGCCGGCCATGCCCAGCGTCGAGGTACAGCCCACCGAGGTGCCTGAGCCTCAGGCGGAAGACGCGGAGGCCGCGGAACAGCCAGCTGTCACTGCTGCGCCGTCGACTCCTGCGCCGTCTATCCCCGTACCAACGGCTCCGGCCCAGTCGGCAGCTCCAGCGCCCAAGCCTGCCGCCCCGGCGCCTCAGCCGGTACAGACCCAGGCCAGCACTGCGCCGAAAGCGCCCGCGTCGGCTCCAGTCCCGGCTCCAGCCCAACGCCTGGATGCCAGCAACCTGCCGGTCAGCTGGTCGGTGCAGTTGGCCAGCCTGTCCAACCGTGCTCGTGCTGACGAGCTGCAGAAGCAGCTGCGCAGCCAGGGTTACAACGCCTATGTGCGCAGCTTCGACGGCATGAACCGTGTGTTCGTAGGTCCGGTGGTGGAGCGCGCCGAGGCCGATCGCCTGCGCGACCAGCTGGGCAAGCAGCAAAAGCTCAACGGTTTCGTCGTGCGCTTCCAGCCTGAGCGCGGCTGA